A single region of the Hylaeus volcanicus isolate JK05 chromosome 5, UHH_iyHylVolc1.0_haploid, whole genome shotgun sequence genome encodes:
- the LOC128876306 gene encoding tyrosine-protein kinase Src64B isoform X2: MGKCCSKRQEPQPLGYKKADTGLSSKHSNGGSLDRYTADPNQRGVQARADIIRPRPTPSHSQRSNKIVVALYNYTARESTDVSFVKGDRMEVLDDTEPDWWKVLHLTTLQEGLIPWNFVAVERSVESEDWFFENVSRKEAGKLLLVDENPRGTFLVRPSEHNPRGYSLSVKDWEEGRGHHVKHYKIKPLDNGGFFIATNQTFPTLPALVMAYSKNALGLCHVLSKPCPKPQPDMWDLGPELRDKWEINRNEIQLIRKLGHGNFGEVYYGKWRNKIEVAVKTLRPGTMSTEAFLQEAAIMKQFRHRHLVALYAICSKEEPIYIVQEYMCNGSLLDFLRTGDGKYMQFEDLIYIAGQVASGMEHLESKQLIHRDLAARNVLIGEKNKAKICDFGLARAIEDDEYCPKQGSRFPVRWTAPEAIVYGRFSIKSDVWSYGILLMELFTYGQVPYPGMQGREAIEQINQGYRMPKPLNHPLPDSIYRLMLQCWDASPEKRPTFEFLNHYFESFNVTSEIPYLEPPTD, from the exons ATGGGCAAGTGCTGCAGCAAGCGGCAGGAGCCGCAACCCCTTG GTTATAAAAAAGCAGACACAGGACTGAGCTCGAAGCACAGCAATGGAGGTTCCTTGGATCGGTACACCGCTGACCCGAATCAGAGGGGTGTACAAGCGAGGGCTGACATCATACGTCCCAGGCCAACACCTT CGCATTCGCAGAGGTCGAATAAAATCGTGGTGGCGCTGTACAACTATACCGCTCGCGAGAGCACCGACGTCAGCTTCGTGAAGGGCGACCGAATGGAGGTATTAGACGACACCGAGCCCGACTGGTGGAAAGTTTTGCACTTGACAACCCTGCAAGAGGGTCTCATTCCTTGGAACTTCGTCGCCGTCGAGCGTTCCGTCGAGAGCGAAGA TTGGTTCTTCGAGAACGTCTCGCGCAAAGAGGCTGGAAAGCTCCTCCTGGTGGACGAGAACCCGCGTGGAACGTTCCTGGTGAGACCCAGCGAGCACAATCCCAGAGGCTACAGCTTGTCCGTCAAGGACTGGGAGGAAGGAAGGGGCCATCACgttaaacattataaaattaaaccgCTGGACAATGGAGGTTTCTTCATCGCCACCAATCAGACATTTCCCACTTTGCCTGCGCTTGTTATGGCGTACAGTA AGAACGCGCTGGGTCTCTGTCACGTGCTCTCGAAACCGTGCCCGAAACCGCAACCGGACATGTGGGATCTCGGTCCAGAGCTGCGCGACAAATGGGAGATCAATAGGAACGAGATACAGCTGATACGGAAGCTGGGCCACGGTAACTTCGGCGAGGTGTACTATGGGAAATGGCGGAACAAGATCGAGGTGGCGGTGAAGACGCTTCGACCAGGGACCATGTCGACGGAAGCGTTCCTCCAGGAGGCAGCGATCATGAAACAGTTCCGACACAGACACCTAGTGGCGTTGTACGCCATCTGTTCCAAGGAGGAGCCCATATACATCGTGCAAGAGTACATGTGTAATGGTAGCTTGCTGGACTTCCTCAGGACAGGTGACGGAAAGTACATGCAGTTCGAAGACCTAATCTACATCGCTGGCCAGGTAGCTTCCGGTATGGAGCATCTCGAGAGCAAGCAACTGATACACAGAGACTTGGCCGCGAGGAACGTCCTCATCGGGGAGAAGAACAAGGCGAAGATCTGCGATTTTGGTCTCGCCAGGGCGATCGAGGACGACGAGTACTGTCCGAAACAGGGGAGCAGATTCCCCGTCAGGTGGACAGCCCCAGAGGCCATCGTCTATGGCAGATTCAGCATCAAGAGCGACGTTTGGTCTTACGGGATACTGTTGATGGAGCTCTTCACTTATGGCCAAGTTCCTTATCCTG GTATGCAGGGACGCGAAGCAATAGAGCAGATAAACCAAGGCTACCGGATGCCGAAACCATTGAATCACCCGCTGCCGGACAGCATTTACCGATTGATGTTGCAATGCTGGGACGCCAGTCCCGAGAAACGGCCCACGTTCGAGTTCCTGAACCACTATTTTGAGTCGTTCAATGTGACGAGCGAAATACCTTATCTGGAGCCGCCAACGGACTGA
- the LOC128876307 gene encoding oxidative stress-responsive serine-rich protein 1 isoform X2: protein MQALVNTRYNDCRFFFSMVRVDNTNNSRPLTSTDKAKSPNPFRTTSKSVGSDCSYLFQRRSMPGRPMLTTVSPRGIKSTTNFKPSRNERVLDKNKKSSIIKEAVLKLNDTGTNCLSDNLANTLFKETCKLSISWKNREIFGHGSVTKDFKALTINQDTRQAKDDTSIQDNFQASSFQRARSNTMPSLKRGPGPGGGNGNQSETSSSTGQPSSSNTCSVQARISPPSCDVTIDELASYFEEFVHIPKKMSHMAEMMYI, encoded by the exons aTGCAAGCGCTCGTCAACACGCGTTACAATGACTgtcgtttcttcttctcgaTGGTGCGAGTCGACAACACGAATAATTCTCGACC TCTTACATCTACCGACAAAGCAAAGTCACCAAATCCATTTAGGACGACAAGTAAAAGTGTTGGCTCCGATTgcagttatttatttcaaagaagaTCGATGCCTGGTAGGCCAATGTTAACTACGGTCAGTCCTAGAGGCATAAAAAGCACAACGAACTTCAAACCATCAAGAAATGAAAGAGTACtcgacaaaaataagaaatcttCGATAATCAAAGAGgctgttttaaaattaaatgataccGGCACTAATTGTCTTAGCGATAATCTAGCAAATACACTCTTTAAGGAAACATGTAAACTTAGTATTTCGTGGAAAAATCGTGAGATTTTTGGCCACGGTTCGGTCACAAAGGACTTTAAAGCGCTAACCATTAATCAGGATACTAGACAAGCTAAAGACGACACCAGCATTCAAGATAATTTTCAAGCTAGTAGTTTCCAACGAGCGCGTAGCAATACGATGCCAAGTTTAAAAAGGGGGCCCGGTCCGGGTGGAGGTAACGGCAATCAATCGGAGACCAGCAGTTCTACTGGTCAGCCTTCGAGTTCAAACACATGTTCGGTACAAGCAAGAATATCCCCACCTTCGTGCGATGTCACCATCGACGAACTTGCCAGCTATTTCGAAGAGTTTGTTCATATTCCAAAGAAGATGTCACACATGGCAGAaatgatgtatatttaa
- the LOC128876307 gene encoding oxidative stress-responsive serine-rich protein 1 isoform X1 translates to MFPQTLSTEPCKIVGMADEVLPASLEKLEIDRLSSSCPHLTSTDKAKSPNPFRTTSKSVGSDCSYLFQRRSMPGRPMLTTVSPRGIKSTTNFKPSRNERVLDKNKKSSIIKEAVLKLNDTGTNCLSDNLANTLFKETCKLSISWKNREIFGHGSVTKDFKALTINQDTRQAKDDTSIQDNFQASSFQRARSNTMPSLKRGPGPGGGNGNQSETSSSTGQPSSSNTCSVQARISPPSCDVTIDELASYFEEFVHIPKKMSHMAEMMYI, encoded by the exons ATGTTCCCGCAAACGCTGAGCACAGAACCGTGCAAAATCGTGGGCATGGCCGACGAAGTGCTGCCGGCGAGTTTGGAGAAGCTCGAAATTGATCGTCTTTCCTCGAGTTGTCCTCA TCTTACATCTACCGACAAAGCAAAGTCACCAAATCCATTTAGGACGACAAGTAAAAGTGTTGGCTCCGATTgcagttatttatttcaaagaagaTCGATGCCTGGTAGGCCAATGTTAACTACGGTCAGTCCTAGAGGCATAAAAAGCACAACGAACTTCAAACCATCAAGAAATGAAAGAGTACtcgacaaaaataagaaatcttCGATAATCAAAGAGgctgttttaaaattaaatgataccGGCACTAATTGTCTTAGCGATAATCTAGCAAATACACTCTTTAAGGAAACATGTAAACTTAGTATTTCGTGGAAAAATCGTGAGATTTTTGGCCACGGTTCGGTCACAAAGGACTTTAAAGCGCTAACCATTAATCAGGATACTAGACAAGCTAAAGACGACACCAGCATTCAAGATAATTTTCAAGCTAGTAGTTTCCAACGAGCGCGTAGCAATACGATGCCAAGTTTAAAAAGGGGGCCCGGTCCGGGTGGAGGTAACGGCAATCAATCGGAGACCAGCAGTTCTACTGGTCAGCCTTCGAGTTCAAACACATGTTCGGTACAAGCAAGAATATCCCCACCTTCGTGCGATGTCACCATCGACGAACTTGCCAGCTATTTCGAAGAGTTTGTTCATATTCCAAAGAAGATGTCACACATGGCAGAaatgatgtatatttaa
- the LOC128876306 gene encoding tyrosine-protein kinase Src64B isoform X1 produces MGKCCSKRQEPQPLGYKKADTGLSSKHSNGGSLDRYTADPNQRGVQARADIIRPRPTPCKLQIPHQPRKTSSPVVMPASHSQRSNKIVVALYNYTARESTDVSFVKGDRMEVLDDTEPDWWKVLHLTTLQEGLIPWNFVAVERSVESEDWFFENVSRKEAGKLLLVDENPRGTFLVRPSEHNPRGYSLSVKDWEEGRGHHVKHYKIKPLDNGGFFIATNQTFPTLPALVMAYSKNALGLCHVLSKPCPKPQPDMWDLGPELRDKWEINRNEIQLIRKLGHGNFGEVYYGKWRNKIEVAVKTLRPGTMSTEAFLQEAAIMKQFRHRHLVALYAICSKEEPIYIVQEYMCNGSLLDFLRTGDGKYMQFEDLIYIAGQVASGMEHLESKQLIHRDLAARNVLIGEKNKAKICDFGLARAIEDDEYCPKQGSRFPVRWTAPEAIVYGRFSIKSDVWSYGILLMELFTYGQVPYPGMQGREAIEQINQGYRMPKPLNHPLPDSIYRLMLQCWDASPEKRPTFEFLNHYFESFNVTSEIPYLEPPTD; encoded by the exons ATGGGCAAGTGCTGCAGCAAGCGGCAGGAGCCGCAACCCCTTG GTTATAAAAAAGCAGACACAGGACTGAGCTCGAAGCACAGCAATGGAGGTTCCTTGGATCGGTACACCGCTGACCCGAATCAGAGGGGTGTACAAGCGAGGGCTGACATCATACGTCCCAGGCCAACACCTTGTAAGCTACAGATTCCGCACCAACCCCGTAAAACAAGCTCGCCTGTCGTTATGCCTGCAT CGCATTCGCAGAGGTCGAATAAAATCGTGGTGGCGCTGTACAACTATACCGCTCGCGAGAGCACCGACGTCAGCTTCGTGAAGGGCGACCGAATGGAGGTATTAGACGACACCGAGCCCGACTGGTGGAAAGTTTTGCACTTGACAACCCTGCAAGAGGGTCTCATTCCTTGGAACTTCGTCGCCGTCGAGCGTTCCGTCGAGAGCGAAGA TTGGTTCTTCGAGAACGTCTCGCGCAAAGAGGCTGGAAAGCTCCTCCTGGTGGACGAGAACCCGCGTGGAACGTTCCTGGTGAGACCCAGCGAGCACAATCCCAGAGGCTACAGCTTGTCCGTCAAGGACTGGGAGGAAGGAAGGGGCCATCACgttaaacattataaaattaaaccgCTGGACAATGGAGGTTTCTTCATCGCCACCAATCAGACATTTCCCACTTTGCCTGCGCTTGTTATGGCGTACAGTA AGAACGCGCTGGGTCTCTGTCACGTGCTCTCGAAACCGTGCCCGAAACCGCAACCGGACATGTGGGATCTCGGTCCAGAGCTGCGCGACAAATGGGAGATCAATAGGAACGAGATACAGCTGATACGGAAGCTGGGCCACGGTAACTTCGGCGAGGTGTACTATGGGAAATGGCGGAACAAGATCGAGGTGGCGGTGAAGACGCTTCGACCAGGGACCATGTCGACGGAAGCGTTCCTCCAGGAGGCAGCGATCATGAAACAGTTCCGACACAGACACCTAGTGGCGTTGTACGCCATCTGTTCCAAGGAGGAGCCCATATACATCGTGCAAGAGTACATGTGTAATGGTAGCTTGCTGGACTTCCTCAGGACAGGTGACGGAAAGTACATGCAGTTCGAAGACCTAATCTACATCGCTGGCCAGGTAGCTTCCGGTATGGAGCATCTCGAGAGCAAGCAACTGATACACAGAGACTTGGCCGCGAGGAACGTCCTCATCGGGGAGAAGAACAAGGCGAAGATCTGCGATTTTGGTCTCGCCAGGGCGATCGAGGACGACGAGTACTGTCCGAAACAGGGGAGCAGATTCCCCGTCAGGTGGACAGCCCCAGAGGCCATCGTCTATGGCAGATTCAGCATCAAGAGCGACGTTTGGTCTTACGGGATACTGTTGATGGAGCTCTTCACTTATGGCCAAGTTCCTTATCCTG GTATGCAGGGACGCGAAGCAATAGAGCAGATAAACCAAGGCTACCGGATGCCGAAACCATTGAATCACCCGCTGCCGGACAGCATTTACCGATTGATGTTGCAATGCTGGGACGCCAGTCCCGAGAAACGGCCCACGTTCGAGTTCCTGAACCACTATTTTGAGTCGTTCAATGTGACGAGCGAAATACCTTATCTGGAGCCGCCAACGGACTGA